One genomic segment of Drosophila melanogaster chromosome 3L includes these proteins:
- the TSG101 gene encoding tumor susceptibility gene 101, protein MPAVEETQITKYLSKYKYVAATKKDVVDVVTSFRSLTYDLQRFVFNDGSSKELFTIQGTIPVVYKNNTYYIPICIWLMDTHPQNAPMCFVKPTPTMQIKVSMYVDHNGKVYLPYLHDWQPHSSDLLSLIQVMIVTFGDHPPVYSKPKEQIAAPYPTNSYMPQPGAPGGSNSFLPYPTAGGAGGSNFPPYPTGSNVGPYPPTPAGPAGGSGYPAYPNFIQPTAGGYPPAAGYNPSNPSSTGTITEEHIKASIISAIDDKLRRRVQEKVNQYQAEIETLNRTKQELLEGSAKIDAIIERLEREHIDMQKNISILKDKEQELEKALEDLESAEAINPDEAVTTTAPLYRQLLNAYADEAATEDAIYYLGEGLRGGVIDLETFLKHVRQLSRKQFILRATMQKCRQKAGLAG, encoded by the exons ATGCCTGCGGTTGAGGAGACACAAATAACAAAGTACCTATCGAAG TATAAGTACGTGGCTGCCACCAAGAAGGACGTTGTGGACGTAGTCACATCGTTCCGCAGCTTGACCTACGACCTGCAGAGGTTCG TGTTCAACGATGGCAGTTCCAAGGAATTGTTCACCATACAGGGCACTATTCCCGTCGTCTACAAAA ATAACACTTACTACATTCCTATTTGTATTTGGTTGATGGACACTCATCCCCAGAATGCACCCATGTGTTTTGTCAAACCCACTCCCACCATGCAGATAAAGGTATCGATGTATGTGGATCATAATGGCAAGGTATATCTGCCTTACTTGCACGACTGGCAGCCGCACTCCTCCGACCTTCTCTCCCTCATCCAGGTGATGATCGTTACCTTCGGAGATCATCCGCCGGTGTACTCAAAGCCTAAGGAACAAATCGCAGCCCCATATCCCACGAACT CTTATATGCCTCAGCCTGGTGCACCTGGTGGCAGCAACTCGTTTCTGCCTTATCCCACAGCTGGCGGAGCTGGTGGTAGCAACTTTCCACCGTATCCCACGGGATCTAATGTCGGACCGTACCCCCCGACACCCGCTGGTCCAGCTGGCGGATCCGGATATCCGGCCTACCCGAATTTCATACAACCAACCGCCGGTGGGTACCCACCAGCTGCGGGATAT AATCCCTCAAATCCCAGTTCCACGGGAACTATTACCGAGGAGCACATCAAAGCATCAATCATTAGCGCTATCGACGACAAGCTGCGCCGCCGAGTTCAGGAGAAAGTTAATCAGTATCAGGCCGAGATCGAAACTCTCAATCGCACCAAGCAGGAGTTGCTCGAGGGCAGTGCCAAGATCGATGCCATTATAGAGCGCCTCGAGCGCGAACATATTGATATGCAAAAGAACATAAGTATATTAAAGGacaaggagcaggagctggaaaAAGCTCTTGAAGATCTTGAGAGCGCCGAGGCCATTAACCCCGACGAGGCGGTGACCACCACAGCGCCACTTTACCGACA GTTACTCAATGCCTATGCCGACGAAGCGGCCACCGAGGATGCCATATATTACTTGGGCGAGGGTCTCCGCGGAGGTGTCATCGATCTGGAGACCTTTCTTAAGCACGTGCGACAGCTATCCCGCAAACAATTCATCCTACGGGCCACCATGCAGAAGTGCAGACAAAAGGCCGGTCTAGCGGGCTAG
- the kud gene encoding kuduk, isoform B has protein sequence MDVMQRYVSPVNPAVFPHLATVLLVIGTFFTAWFFIFVVSRKSSKESTLIKELLISLCASIFLGFGIVFLLLTVGIYV, from the coding sequence ATGGACGTAATGCAGCGCTACGTATCGCCCGTGAACCCGGCCGTTTTTCCCCACCTCGCCACCGTGCTTTTGGTCATCGGAACCTTCTTCACCGCCTGGTTCTTCATCTTTGTGGTGTCTCGAAAGAGCTCTAAGGAAAGCACCTTGATAAAGGAACTGCTGATTAGCCTGTGCGCCTCCATTTTCCTGGGATTCGGCATTGTTTTCCTGCTTCTAACCGTCGGTATTTACGTATGA
- the Zcchc7 gene encoding zinc finger CCHC-type containing 7 has translation MSDLEEMDSERLNELESILYASIHYSDGFEEHTAMDQPAKESTSDQDARSMPPPPQQKHPIPGQRFVSGTRVINNSMQKPRYWIDGAAAVGEGQVVQAEEQQATTNKTMPAVEESSSSQSMDVDMPQDKSLLLSPEKGTSNQPKTASQPPKHQQIPQAKQQQNIHAKQLQNQQAKPQEQKNSQQKQQQSLKQQNQQSKQHQNQQKKSAPVVQKPKPQPNASTKVNHEAYEAERFDQRLLVAIPPNCPPKKQNKPQQNKQQQQQNKQQQKKQQQSLQHNKQQQQSGPGPFGKANRKLEQIQRLADKKQKSKQAQLNKKQRKQQSPPVEFVNLAETSESSDDDDVVHVPLPPAPIIELDTSDGEQTCTSSQLFHEENAMDATDVKMGLSCITEPEGTSVVASSTTPPMHSPSCSVMSSDDFIVQKDTTRLLTECENANDEDLLVLTETAIREAIGEEPKDKEVVENASEEQEHDHAADTSSEYEFVPPSRLEEIKKNYRVDDQQFRALDVYESESDLTESGIYSKAKSKTTPTIIRNVDSSSGSSSVEEVVEPSVQKTKRLRKRSCSTNNHSQSDPNNDDGLDDSDSDDGVHATGVPGIARGMAVERCKRKIRRISTRHSSDDNSKKAATRIQKPKVAAVHHASSESASEDELPSARDIAERLLNQQQGQGKVQVQKGDGDDDAISIGSDEDSHAEAEFRDAMTDRLAAVFERLDAKAKKMEEDEEQVNASGYISDEEDSRDKSADTTVRSDEDIDASNDLEETNPDKNDRDVTNEEQHVHVEHNLQELRDESLPKSGDLIGWNEEMRSFYNDSWNGENFSVHKVQRMMTGHRHEWRINTADRCPVARPRSHAKCSNCFEMGHVRSKCPRPRKPLVCFICGTMGHAEPRCPNAICFGCGSKQEIYVQQCNKCSFHSRLVCQLCKMRGHGVDHCPDKWRRYHSTTRSNTELDSRVQYRSVQCSYCAGRHSFENCRQRIGDFRSTNYTSQIVSHQKIYKNRGGPIGNLGDLKSFFAIETPFHFKWNNPSMPKNCYYSRFLVNANLAKVQSVKRKSTTAVSQIPEKIYTHEYVPNAQVKAARGEVSTGTAKKPLTKQMPVVESIAENRTAEEPIGKLNREDEKSKDILPLPEVPPEVKQTQDEKLVEGQPNQSQPDEELPMKDDDQEEPSSSVQREEITTNFDNPPTEPGLSRTPLAPHELDSDSNYSFSEHFELPSSTTSDGQPNTQLPLVRTMGTLPDVIPLSKDDFELSSNVQGISMCVNSSSTSLRTDETPDPDSSEELPDVPSEGKIIMAREESEYLFSAEGRTFLAAAAKQCHVSVRMDFKDYGYVLVIYGLKKHQEELQVKLLRRSQEVKRKSIEFQSQKPPKRIDVLIRFLRDGINSLNTNLGNAKSHYVRIKELEGMNTKNGFKMAEKKRRQLNMILVGQAGLLNGKTHLDQLLVLLRRLIDDFSPDEHATPQLRNEIEEHWRMIFSSYPHPNYDSLLNSYGRLDQKNRLPSLHIDPVLLGLQQKKTQSQPQSPSKGPPSPTPLPPVRQDMAPPPPPKMSKKKQRQALDQQTQNQQRQQQQQQQRLQQQHQNQQQRLQQQQKQQQQSLQQQHQQQRVQQQRMQQQQQHQQQDNNQYQQNLRRPQIDQMPYNNLQQRSRSDLQLRHTLNPECDRLLSEMDHNQPGSINKDANKPSMFWSRESLKYLDDLFKMTSNTETVERLKRVLQRSQRGLLSHNDYRAVIRLHSLMCN, from the exons ATGAGTGAT CTTGAGGAGATGGACAGCGAACGGCTGAACGAGCTAGAATCAATTCTATATGCCTCGATCCACTACAGCGATGGATTCGAAGAGCACACTGCCATGGATCAGCCTGCGAAGGAGTCAACCAGCGACCAGGATGCCAGGAGCATGCCACCGCCTCCTCAGCAGAAGCATCCCATTCCCGGACAGCGTTTCGTCAGCGGAACACGAGTGATCAACAACAGCATGCAGAAACCACGCTACTGGATCGATGGTGCGGCAGCTGTGGGGGAGGGGCAGGTGGTGCAGGCGGAGGAACAGCAGGCCaccacaaacaaaacaatgccAG CTGTTGAAGAAAGTTCCTCATCACAATCGATGGATGTCGATATGCCGCAAGACAAGAGTCTATTGCTGTCGCCCGAAAAGGGAACGTCCAATCAACCGAAAACTGCTAGCCAGCCCCCGAAACATCAGCAAATCCCACAGGCCAAGCAACAGCAAAATATTCATgcaaaacaattgcaaaatCAACAGGCAAAGCCTCAGGAGCAAAAAAATTCacaacagaaacagcagcagagtcttaagcaacaaaatcaacaatcCAAGCAGCACCAAAATCAGCAAAAGAAGTCGGCGCCAGTAgtacaaaaaccaaaaccgcaGCCAAACGCATCCACCAAAGTGAATCACGAAGCCTACGAGGCGGAGCGTTTTGACCAGAGACTTCTAGTCGCCATCCCACCGAACTGCCCGCCCAAGAAGCAGAATAAGCCACAACAAAacaagcaacagcagcagcaaaacaaacagcagcagaaaaagcaacagcagtcGCTGCAACATaacaaacagcagcagcaatcagGACCTGGACCGTTTGGCAAAGCCAACCGCAAGTTGGAGCAGATTCAGCGTCTGGCAGATAAGAAACAGAAATCCAAGCAGGCtcagttaaataaaaaacagcgAAAGCAGCAGTCTCCGCCGGTGGAGTTTGTCAACCTGGCAGAAACAAGCGAATCTTCCGATGACGATGATGTGGTTCATGTACCACTTCCGCCAGCTCCTATCATCGAATTGGACACGAGTGACGGCGAGCAGACCTGCACCTCATCTCAATTGTTTCACGAAGAGAATGCAATGGACGCCACAGACGTGAAAATGGGATTGTCTTGTATTACTGAACCAGAGGGGACGAGTGTTGTTGCTAGCAGTACCACACCACCCATGCATTCACCGAGCTGTTCCGTCATGTCCAGTGATGACTTCATAGTGCAGAAGGATACCACTCGCTTGTTGACAGAATGTGAGAACGCCAATGATGAAGATCTGCTGGTACTAACCGAGACGGCTATAAGAGAAGCTATTGGCGAGGAACCAAAAGATAAGGAAGTTGTGGAAAATGCATCTGAGGAACAAGAACATGATCATGCGGCTGATACCTCGTCGGAATATGAATTTGTTCCTCCTTCACGACTGGAGGAAATTAAGAAAAACTATCGCGTCGACGATCAGCAATTCAGAGCTTTAGACGTCTACGAAAGTGAGTCTGACCTCACGGAAAGTGGCATTTACTCAAAAGCCAAGAGCAAGACCACGCCAACGATCATACGCAACGTAGACTCATCATCGGGCAGCTCTTCCGTCGAGGAGGTAGTGGAGCCTAGTGTCCAAAAGACGAAGCGTCTGCGCAAACGCTCCTGTTCAACAAACAATCACAGCCAATCTGATCCAAACAACGACGATGGGTTGGATGATTCAGACAGCGATGATGGCGTTCATGCTACTGGAGTTCCTGGCATAGCACGTGGTATGGCAGTGGAGCGTTGTAAGCGCAAAATCCGTAGAATCAGTACCAGACATAGCTCTGATGACAATTCGAAGAAGGCGGCTACACGTATCCAAAAACCGAAAGTTGCTGCAGTCCATCATGCTAGCTCAGAATCTGCGTCTGAGGATGAGTTACCAAGTGCCAGAGATATAGCCGAGCGACTTCTTAATCAACAGCAAGGACAAGGAAAGGTGCAGGTACAAAAaggcgatggcgatgacgatgCCATTTCTATCGGATCCGATGAAGATTCCCATGCAGAGGCGGAGTTTCGCGATGCTATGACAGATCGATTAGCTGCAGTCTTCGAGCGTCTTGatgccaaagccaaaaaaatggaagaggACGAGGAACAAGTGAATGCGAGTGGATATATATCCGATGAAGAAGACTCGCGAGACAAAAGTGCAGACACCACTGTGCGTTCCGACGAGGATATTGATGCTTCTAACGATCTTGAGGAGACGAATCCAGATAAGAACGACAGAGACGTGACAAACGAAGAGCAGCACGTACACGTGGAGCACAATTTGCAAGAGCTAAGAGACGAAAGTCTGCCCAAAAGCGGAGACCTCATTGGCTGGAACGAAGAGATGCGCAGCTTCTACAATGACAGTTGGAATGGGGAAAACTTCTCTGTTCACAAggtccaaagaatgatgacag GGCATCGCCACGAGTGGAGGATCAACACCGCGGATAGATGTCCGGTAGCACGACCCCGCTCCCATGCTAAGTGCTCCAACTGCTTTGAGATGGGACACGTTCGATCAAAGTGCCCGCGTCCCCGCAAGCCACTTGTTTGTTTCATTTGCGGAACCATGGGTCATGCCGAGCCCCGCTGTCCCAATGCCATTTGTTTTGGG TGCGGATCAAAGCAGGAAATTTACGTGCAGCAGTGCAACAAGTGCTCCTTTCACAGCCGCCTGGTCTGCCAGCTGTGCAAAATGAGAGGACACGGCGTGGATCACTGTCCGGATAAGTGGCGTCGCTACCACTCAACG ACTCGGTCAAATACTGAGCTGGATAGCCGGGTACAGTATAGGAGCGTACAGTGCAGCTACTGTGCCGGTCGCCATTCTTTCGAGAACTGCCGACAGCGGATTGGTGACTTTCGTAGCACGAACTATACAAGCCAGATTGTGTCTCACCAAAAAATCTACAAGAATCGCGGTGGCCCGATAGGTAATCTTGGcgatttaaaaagcttttttGCTATTGAAACTCCCTTCCACTTTAAGTGGAACAATCCGAGTATGCCGAAAAATTGCTATTATTCAAGGTTCCTTGTCAATGCGAACTTGGCAAAAGTCCAGTCAGTCAAAAGGAAGTCAACTACTGCAGTATCGCAGATTCCAGAAAAGATTTATACCCACGAATATGTGCCCAATGCTCAGGTGAAGGCAGCTCGAGGGGAGGTATCCACTGGAACGGCTAAGAAACCGCTCACAAAGCAAATGCCAGTTGTCGAGTCAATCGCTGAGAACCGAACCGCAGAGGAGCCAATTGGAAAGCTGAATCGTGAAGACGAAAAATCTAAAGATATACTACCGCTCCCAGAGGTCCCACCGGAAGTGAAGCAAACTCAAGATGAGAAGCTTGTGGAGGGACAACCTAATCAAAGCCAACCCGATGAAGAGCTACCCATGAAGGATGATGATCAAGAAGAACCATCGTCCTCTGTGCAGCGTGAAGAGATTACCACCAATTTCGACAATCCACCAACGGAACCTGGCCTAAGTAGAACACCATTGGCGCCCCATGAGTTGGACTCAGATTCGAATTACAGTTTTTCCGAGCACTTTGAACTGCCCAGCTCGACAACCAGTGATGGTCAACCCAACACCCAACTGCCGCTCGTCCGCACCATGGGGACTCTACCCGATGTCATACCCCTAAGTAAAGACGATTTTGAACTATCCTCTAACGTCCAGGGAATTTCCATGTGTGTTAACTCCAGTAGCACCAGTTTACGCACTGACGAAACGCCCGATCCGGACTCCAGTGAAGAACTGCCAGATGTTCCAAGCGAGGGCAAAATCATTATGGCGCGCGAAGAATCCGAGTACCTGTTCAGTGCGGAGGGCCGAACTTTTCTGGCGGCAGCCGCCAAACAGTGTCATGTAAGCGTGCGGATGGACTTTAAGGACTACGGTTATGTACTGGTGATATATGGCCTTAAAAAGCACCAGGAAGAGTTGCAAGTGAAACTGCTTCGACGCAGTCAGGAAGTCAAGCGCAAGAGCATCGAGTTCCAGAGCCAGAAACCCCCCAAACGTATTGATGTGCTGATCCGCTTTCTGCGGGATGGAATCAACAGTCTAAACACCAATCTAGGAAACGCCAAGAGCCACTACGTGCGCATCAAGGAGCTAGAGGGGATGAACACCAAAAACGGTTTTAAGATGGCAGAAAAAAAGCGCCGCCAGCTTAACATGATCCTCGTCGGCCAGGCGGGACTCCTGAATGGCAAAACACATCTCGATCAGTTGCTAGTCTTATTGCGTCGCCTGATCGATGACTTCTCGCCAGATGAACACGCCACGCCACAGTTGCGCAATGAGATCGAGGAGCATTGGCGAATGATCTTCTCGTCATATCCGCATCCGAATTACGACTCTCTGCTAAACAGCTATGGACGTTTGGATCAAAAGAATCGCTTGCCCTCGTTGCACATAGATCCTGTGCTGTTGGGACTGCAACAAAAGAAAACGCAGAGTCAGCCGCAATCGCCTAGTAAGGGGCCACCATCGCCAACGCCTCTCCCACCAGTTCGGCAGGACATggctccaccaccacctcctaAAATGTCAAAGAAGAAGCAACGTCAAGCCCTGGATCAGCAAACACAAAAtcaacaacggcagcagcaacagcaacagcaacgtctgcagcagcaacatcaaaaCCAACAGCAACgcttgcagcagcagcaaaagcaacagcagcaaagtctacaacagcaacaccagcaacaacgTGTGCAACAGCAACGtatgcaacaacagcagcagcatcagcagcaagaCAACAACCAATATCAGCAGAATCTACGACGTCCACAGATCGACCAGATGCCCTACAATAATCTCCAGCAACGATCACGATCCGATCTTCAGCTGCGCCATACTCTCAATCCGGAGTGTGACCGTCTGTTGAGTGAAATGGATCACAATCAACCTGGCAGCATCAACAAGGACGCCAACAAACCGTCCATGTTCTGGTCACGCGAATCGCTAAAGTACCTCGATGATCTTTTCAAGATGACCTCCAACACAGAGACCGTAGAGCGGCTGAAACGAGTGCTACAGCGATCGCAGCGTGGTCTGCTGTCGCACAACGATTACCGAGCGGTCATTCGACTGCATTCCCTGATGTGCAACTGA
- the CG32161 gene encoding uncharacterized protein, translated as MMTCFLSRFLGLGRCGLQVLERRMGHFNHCTLALATLDLVCIVCLLHYQLARHGRDLFFWCEELDQRLVEYMLSAVVLMASVSVLGSCVDGFIFSALVQRKMSRFDMPRQYFEDRYRRFVFMRLVRQLEQALKVQAKQSELGERMMTPLANLFEAQQLIKEAIDEFRTAVRVLLWPNRSDVLAEAFVLFHISESQLSDLTLQGYRLNDVEGEDMSNSRLSQMLNPLWY; from the coding sequence ATGATGACCTGCTTCCTCAGTCGCTTTCTGGGCCTGGGCAGGTGCGGTCTGCAGGTGCTCGAAAGGCGGATGGGCCATTTCAACCATTGCACCTTGGCCCTGGCCACTCTCGACCTTGTCTGCATTGTTTGCCTGCTCCATTACCAACTGGCGCGGCATGGCCGAGATCTGTTTTTTTGGTGCGAGGAACTGGACCAACGACTAGTGGAGTACATGCTATCTGCAGTCGTATTGATGGCCAGCGTTAGTGTGCTGGGCTCGTGTGTGGATGGCTTTATCTTCTCTGCCTTGGTTCAGCGGAAAATGAGTCGGTTTGATATGCCGCGACAGTATTTTGAAGATCGTTACCGCAGATTCGTCTTCATGCGGCTGGTCAGGCAACTAGAGCAGGCTCTCAAAGTGCAGGCTAAGCAGTCTGAGTTGGGCGAAAGAATGATGACGCCACTCGCCAATCTGTTCGAGGCGCAGCAGCTGATCAAGGAGGCAATCGATGAGTTTCGCACAGCGGTGCGAGTCCTACTGTGGCCCAATCGATCCGATGTGCTGGCAGAGGCGTTTGTCCTCTTCCACATAAGCGAATCGCAGTTGTCGGATCTGACACTTCAAGGCTACAGGCTGAACGACGTCGAGGGGGAAGACATGTCCAATTCCCGTCTTAGTCAAATGCTTAACCCACTTTGGTATTAA
- the Rh4 gene encoding rhodopsin 4 has product MEPLCNASEPPLRPEARSSGNGDLQFLGWNVPPDQIQYIPEHWLTQLEPPASMHYMLGVFYIFLFCASTVGNGMVIWIFSTSKSLRTPSNMFVLNLAVFDLIMCLKAPIFIYNSFHRGFALGNTWCQIFASIGSYSGIGAGMTNAAIGYDRYNVITKPMNRNMTFTKAVIMNIIIWLYCTPWVVLPLTQFWDRFVPEGYLTSCSFDYLSDNFDTRLFVGTIFFFSFVCPTLMILYYYSQIVGHVFSHEKALREQAKKMNVESLRSNVDKSKETAEIRIAKAAITICFLFFVSWTPYGVMSLIGAFGDKSLLTPGATMIPACTCKLVACIDPFVYAISHPRYRLELQKRCPWLGVNEKSGEISSAQSTTTQEQQQTTAA; this is encoded by the exons ATGGAGCCGTTGTGCAACGCCAGTGAACCGCCACTTCGCCCGGAAGCGCGGAGCTCTGGCAACGGAGACTTACAGTTCCTCGGATGGAATGTGCCGCCGGATCAGATTCAATACATTCCGGAGCACTGGCTGACCCAGCTGGAACCGCCCGCGTCCATGCACTACATGCTGGGCGTCTTCTACATATTTCTCTTCTGCGCCTCGACAGTGGGTAATGGCATGGTCATCTGGATCTTCAGCACATCCAAGTCGCTGAGGACACCATCCAATATGTTCGTGCTGAATCTGGCCGTCTTCGATCTGATCATGTGCCTCAAGGCGCCGATCTTCATCTACAACAGCTTCCATCGAGGATTCGCCCTGGGCAATACCTGGTGCCAGATATTCGCCTCCATTGGCTCCTATTCGGGTATTGGTGCTGGTATGACGAACGCGGCCATAGGATACGATCGATACAATGTGATCACCAAGCCCATGAACCGCAACATGACCTTCACCAAGGCGGTGATAATGAATATAATCATCTGGTTGTACTGCACACCGTGGGTTGTCCTGCCGCTAACCCAGTTCTGGGATCGATTCGTGCCAG AGGGCTACCTCACGTCCTGCTCCTTCGACTATCTTTCGGACAACTTTGACACCCGGTTGTTTGTGGGCACCATCTTCTTTTTCAGCTTCGTGTGTCCCACGCTGATGATCCTTTACTACTACTCGCAGATCGTGGGCCATGTCTTCAGCCACGAAAAGGCCCTACGGGAGCAGGCCAAGAAAATGAACGTGGAGTCGCTGCGCTCCAATGTGGACAAGAGCAAGGAGACGGCGGAGATACGGATTGCGAAGGCGGCTATCACCATCTGCTTCCTGTTCTTCGTGTCGTGGACGCCCTACGGCGTAATGTCGCTGATCGGGGCATTCGGGGATAAGAGTCTGCTTACACCAGGAGCCACGATGATCCCGGCCTGCACCTGCAAACTGGTGGCGTGCATAGACCCATTCGTCTATGCCATAAGTCACCCCAGATACCGCTTGGAGCTGCAGAAGCGCTGTCCCTGGCTGGGAGTCAACGAAAAGTCTGGGGAGATCTCTTCGGCGCAGTCCACGACCACCCAGGAGCAGCAACAGACTACCGCTGCATAG
- the sina gene encoding seven in absentia, isoform A, producing MSNKINPKRREPTAAAAGAGATGVATNTSTSTGSSSAGNTSSANTSSSSSSSLSSAGGGDAGMSADLTSLFECPVCFDYVLPPILQCSSGHLVCVSCRSKLTCCPTCRGPLANIRNLAMEKVASNVKFPCKHSGYGCTASLVYTEKTEHEETCECRPYLCPCPGASCKWQGPLDLVMQHLMMSHKSITTLQGEDIVFLATDINLPGAVDWVMMQSCFGHHFMLVLEKQEKYDGHQQFFAIVQLIGSRKEAENFVYRLELNGNRRRLTWEAMPRSIHEGVASAIHNSDCLVFDTSIAQLFADNGNLGINVTISLV from the coding sequence ATGTCCAATAAAATCAACCCGAAGCGCCGCGAaccgacagcagcagcagcaggagccgGTGCCACGGGAGTGGCCACCAACACGAGCACCTCGACCGGATCCTCCAGTGCCGGCAACACGTCCTCGGCCAACACATCCTCGTCGTCCAGCTCCTCGCTGTCGTCCGCCGGTGGCGGTGATGCGGGCATGTCCGCCGACTTGACCTCGCTGTTTGAATGCCCCGTGTGCTTTGACTATGTGCTACCGCCGATCCTGCAGTGCTCCAGCGGGCACCTGGTGTGCGTGTCCTGTCGCTCCAAGCTCACCTGCTGCCCCACCTGCCGCGGTCCGCTGGCGAATATCCGCAACCTGGCGATGGAGAAGGTTGCCTCGAACGTCAAGTTCCCGTGCAAGCACTCCGGCTACGGATGCACCGCCTCGCTGGTTTACACGGAAAAGACAGAACACGAGGAGACGTGCGAGTGCCGGCCCTACCTGTGTCCGTGCCCGGGCGCCAGCTGTAAGTGGCAGGGCCCGCTTGACCTAGTCATGCAGCATCTGATGATGTCGCACAAGAGCATCACAACGCTGCAGGGCGAGGACATCGTGTTCCTGGCCACCGACATCAACCTGCCCGGCGCCGTCGATTGGGTAATGATGCAGTCCTGCTTCGGCCACCATTTTATGCTCGTGCTGGAGAAGCAGGAGAAGTACGACGGACACCAGCAGTTCTTTGCCATCGTTCAGCTGATCGGGTCGCGCAAGGAAGCGGAGAACTTTGTCTATCGCCTGGAGTTGAACGGAAACCGACGCCGGCTCACCTGGGAGGCAATGCCGCGTTCGATCCACGAGGGCGTCGCTTCCGCAATTCACAACTCGGACTGCCTGGTGTTCGACACGTCGATTGCGCAATTGTTCGCCGACAATGGCAACCTGGGCATTAACGTGACCATATCTCTGGTCTAA
- the sinah gene encoding sina homologue, protein MSVRNSRPQLSWPERVSPQRTIDTPTASGEMLTRRQSAPALVVPPEETTHVVVVKRQSPDAAAAGELVPSRRKDSVAVQSGIVATGPLDTTRSGARDDFLMALLECPVCFGYIMPPIMQCPRGHLICSTCRSKLTICPVCRVFMTNIRSLAMEKVASKLIFPCKHSHFGCRARLSYAEKTKHEEDCECRPYFCPYPDDKCSWQGPLRDVYQHLMSSHENVITMEGNDIIFLATNVNLEGALDWTMVQSCHGRHFLLSLEKINLGEDCQQYFTACRMIGSMKDAAEFVYNISLEAYNRTLRWQSKPRSIRENFSSFTNADFLVLNKHTVELFSEDGNLALNVVIRKVEERTN, encoded by the coding sequence ATGTCTGTTCGCAACTCACGCCCCCAGTTATCGTGGCCGGAGCGGGTAAGTCCGCAAAGGACTATTGACACTCCAACGGCATCCGGAGAAATGTTGACTCGTCGTCAATCGGCACCAGCGTTGGTCGTGCCGCCGGAGGAGACCACGCACGTTGTGGTGGTCAAGCGGCAATCCCCGGACGCAGCCGCTGCCGGAGAACTGGTGCCGTCTAGGCGGAAGGACTCGGTGGCTGTGCAGTCGGGAATTGTGGCCACTGGGCCATTGGACACAACACGCAGTGGTGCAAGAGACGATTTTCTAATGGCTTTGCTCGAGTGCCCGGTGTGCTTTGGCTACATAATGCCGCCAATTATGCAGTGCCCGCGTGGCCACCTCATCTGCTCCACCTGCCGCTCAAAGTTGACCATTTGCCCCGTCTGCCGGGTGTTCATGACCAACATCCGCAGCCTGGCAATGGAGAAGGTGGCCTCCAAGCTGATCTTTCCCTGCAAGCATTCGCATTTCGGCTGCAGAGCGCGGCTCTCTTACGCAGAGAAGACCAAGCACGAGGAGGATTGCGAATGCCGTCCGTACTTCTGCCCGTATCCGGATGACAAGTGCTCCTGGCAGGGACCGTTGAGGGACGTATACCAGCACCTGATGAGCTCCCACGAGAACGTGATCACCATGGAGGGCAACGACATCATCTTTTTGGCCACCAATGTGAATCTGGAGGGTGCCCTCGACTGGACAATGGTGCAGTCCTGCCATGGGCGGCACTTCCTCCTCTCGCTGGAGAAGATCAATTTGGGAGAGGACTGTCAGCAGTACTTCACCGCCTGTCGGATGATCGGCTCCATGAAGGATGCCGCCGAGTTCGTGTATAACATCTCCTTGGAGGCCTATAATCGCACTCTCCGCTGGCAATCCAAGCCAAGATCAATCCGTGAGAACTTCTCCTCGTTCACCAACGCCGACTTCCTGGTGCTCAATAAGCACACCGTCGAACTGTTCTCTGAGGACGGTAATCTTGCCCTGAACGTGGTCATTAGGAAGGTGGAGGAGCGTACCAACTAA